A window of Candidatus Dojkabacteria bacterium contains these coding sequences:
- a CDS encoding RNA methyltransferase has product MPKRKYAQIENKNAILEILEEGKDFEKIYLANNAFKDPKTKKIMQIANARGIPVEKIARRSITRRSKTSSAESVIALMEIDNQVTIDDMLQGIYAKDQDPFILVFSDVRYGHNIGAIFRTAFAAGVNGVITPVEKANLLSDETIRISMGTCLRIPIAEMSLFAALKELQRNAIEVVSLDMEGESLFEANLTGPKALVLGAEDIGVSPKLLERSDRRVKVPMHPGLGALNVGVSAAVVMYEKYRQDTTLARKQKITE; this is encoded by the coding sequence ATGCCAAAGCGCAAATATGCCCAGATCGAAAATAAGAACGCTATCCTCGAAATCCTAGAGGAGGGAAAAGATTTTGAAAAAATCTATCTCGCCAACAACGCATTCAAAGACCCGAAGACCAAGAAAATAATGCAGATCGCCAATGCTCGTGGCATTCCAGTTGAGAAAATTGCTCGCCGATCAATCACCCGTCGCTCCAAGACATCAAGCGCTGAGAGCGTCATTGCCCTTATGGAGATCGACAACCAGGTGACTATCGATGATATGCTCCAGGGTATCTATGCCAAAGACCAAGACCCATTTATCCTCGTCTTCAGCGATGTGAGATATGGGCACAATATCGGTGCAATCTTCCGCACAGCATTTGCCGCGGGTGTAAATGGTGTGATCACGCCTGTTGAGAAAGCAAACCTGCTCTCAGACGAGACAATCCGCATCTCAATGGGAACCTGCTTGCGCATCCCTATCGCAGAGATGAGCCTATTTGCAGCATTGAAAGAGCTTCAGCGCAACGCGATCGAGGTTGTTTCGCTTGATATGGAGGGTGAGTCTCTATTCGAAGCCAACCTTACTGGTCCAAAGGCACTGGTACTAGGCGCCGAGGATATTGGTGTGTCTCCAAAGCTGCTTGAGCGTTCTGATAGACGCGTAAAGGTGCCGATGCATCCTGGCTTAGGAGCATTGAATGTGGGTGTATCAGCTGCTGTTGTTATGTATGAGAAGTATAGGCAGGATACGACCTTGGCTCGGAAGCAGAAAATCACAGAGTAA
- a CDS encoding ParB/RepB/Spo0J family partition protein translates to MAEVKNSEPRLGKGLSALLSNPEYQGADSPYNEAFDITKIEANPYQPRMHIDPSDLVELSDSIRQNGVIQPLLISKKKDGNGFYLIAGERRFRAAQLAGLKTVPVVIQDTSPQEMLELALIENIQRKDLNAIEEALAFKQLQDQFGLTQTDISKKMSLSRVSVTNKIRLLGLPEVVREAVLNDKLSEGHARALLGITDEPSLIAAANIVLKRNLSVRETEELVRKINFGKGTRSQEKLKLDKRTKDWVDRLSQKLGHTTRIQRMSKGGKIIIRYMSQEELEDLMKKLV, encoded by the coding sequence ATGGCAGAAGTAAAGAATAGCGAACCAAGGCTAGGAAAAGGTCTCTCAGCCCTCCTCTCAAACCCTGAGTATCAAGGTGCTGACTCGCCCTACAACGAGGCGTTCGACATAACCAAAATCGAGGCGAACCCATACCAGCCACGCATGCATATTGATCCAAGCGACCTTGTCGAGCTGTCAGATTCAATTCGCCAAAATGGCGTAATTCAGCCGCTTCTTATCAGCAAGAAAAAGGATGGTAACGGCTTCTATCTTATCGCTGGTGAGCGAAGATTCCGAGCAGCACAGCTTGCCGGATTGAAAACTGTACCAGTGGTTATCCAAGATACATCACCACAAGAGATGCTTGAGCTAGCCTTGATCGAGAATATCCAGCGCAAAGACCTAAACGCAATCGAAGAAGCGCTTGCATTTAAGCAGCTTCAAGATCAGTTCGGCCTGACGCAGACAGACATCTCAAAAAAGATGAGCCTTAGTCGTGTCTCTGTTACCAACAAGATCCGCTTGCTTGGACTTCCCGAGGTAGTGCGAGAAGCAGTGCTGAATGACAAGCTCAGCGAGGGACATGCAAGGGCTCTGCTTGGCATCACAGATGAGCCTTCTCTCATCGCAGCAGCAAATATTGTCTTGAAGCGCAACCTAAGCGTTCGCGAGACCGAGGAGCTGGTTCGCAAGATTAACTTCGGCAAGGGTACTCGATCACAGGAAAAGCTGAAGCTCGACAAGCGTACCAAAGATTGGGTAGATAGGCTTTCACAGAAACTTGGTCACACCACGAGGATTCAAAGGATGAGCAAGGGCGGCAAGATTATTATCCGCTATATGAGCCAGGAGGAGTTGGAAGATTTGATGAAGAAGCTTGTCTAA
- a CDS encoding AAA family ATPase gives MKTFVIVNQKGGVGKTTTAINLGAMLAKKGKKVLLIDLDPQANLSSGVGFRAYNEETWDKDSRATYKSVYDVLVSQEPISSVYVATDIENLLLVPSHLSLAGAEVEMVNMMARETLLKKAVSSLNAKIDYAIIDCPPSLGLLTINALTSADKMIIPVQCEYFALEGLGQLLKTTELVKSINPQLTIGGVVLTMFDSRTKLSSQVVNEVKEYFDTVVFKSIIPRNVRLSEAPSHGKTIVDYDPSSTGAVAYGKLADEFIERFS, from the coding sequence ATGAAAACTTTCGTCATCGTAAATCAAAAAGGTGGTGTAGGCAAAACCACAACAGCCATCAACCTCGGAGCGATGCTTGCCAAGAAAGGGAAAAAGGTCCTACTTATAGACCTAGATCCACAGGCAAATCTCTCATCAGGAGTCGGTTTTCGAGCCTATAACGAAGAAACTTGGGATAAAGATAGCCGTGCAACATATAAAAGTGTGTACGATGTATTGGTATCCCAAGAGCCGATCTCCTCTGTCTATGTCGCCACCGATATTGAGAACCTCCTCTTAGTGCCGTCACACCTATCATTGGCCGGTGCCGAGGTTGAGATGGTCAACATGATGGCACGTGAGACCTTGCTCAAGAAAGCTGTCAGCAGCCTGAATGCCAAGATTGACTATGCAATTATTGACTGTCCACCATCACTCGGACTCCTGACTATTAATGCGCTTACTTCAGCTGACAAGATGATTATACCTGTGCAGTGCGAATATTTCGCGCTTGAGGGGCTGGGCCAGCTACTTAAAACCACTGAGCTGGTTAAGAGCATCAACCCACAGCTCACGATCGGCGGAGTTGTACTAACAATGTTTGATAGTCGCACCAAGCTGTCTAGCCAGGTGGTTAATGAAGTTAAAGAGTACTTTGACACGGTTGTATTTAAATCGATTATCCCGAGGAATGTGCGGCTCTCAGAAGCACCTTCGCATGGAAAAACTATTGTGGATTATGACCCTTCATCTACAGGCGCAGTAGCATATGGTAAGCTCGCCGATGAGTTTATTGAGAGATTCTCCTGA
- the lepB gene encoding signal peptidase I: protein MYDTPTPEAKQGFAKLSGVLGGVGSFVFESIEAIVIALAICVVLYLFLVTPHEVIGRSMQPNFVEGEYLIANKLVYKFKDPERGDVVIFKHSPTQDYIKRVIAVPGDDVSVLDGNYYINGEMLDESEYLADTVYTEGGTFLHEGETYTVKEGEIFASGDNRPHSTDSRAFGPVKQDDVKGRVWFVYFPLSNFRIIQHPNY from the coding sequence ATGTACGACACACCAACACCCGAAGCAAAGCAAGGATTCGCCAAACTTTCCGGAGTACTGGGAGGAGTAGGATCATTTGTATTTGAAAGTATTGAAGCCATAGTCATAGCGTTGGCTATCTGTGTTGTTTTATATCTCTTTTTGGTCACTCCACACGAGGTGATTGGCCGATCGATGCAGCCAAATTTCGTAGAGGGTGAGTACCTAATCGCAAACAAGCTGGTTTACAAGTTTAAAGACCCGGAGAGAGGCGATGTAGTCATCTTCAAGCACTCACCTACTCAAGATTATATTAAGCGCGTTATTGCCGTCCCTGGGGATGATGTGAGCGTGCTAGATGGCAATTACTACATAAACGGCGAGATGCTGGATGAGTCTGAGTATCTTGCGGACACGGTCTATACTGAGGGCGGGACTTTCCTGCATGAAGGAGAGACCTATACCGTTAAAGAGGGTGAAATTTTCGCATCTGGTGATAACCGACCTCACAGCACCGACTCAAGAGCTTTTGGCCCAGTTAAGCAGGACGACGTTAAAGGACGTGTCTGGTTTGTTTACTTCCCACTCAGCAACTTTAGGATCATTCAGCATCCTAACTATTAA
- a CDS encoding nucleoside triphosphate pyrophosphohydrolase, with the protein MKKIGKLVRDKIPETIESEGRKPITRTLLKDEFLAELDKKFSEELAEFIEEHEIVELGDVLEIIYAYCDLLGVSFEDLEKIRSEKASKNGDFSKRIYLEGTEE; encoded by the coding sequence ATGAAGAAAATTGGCAAGCTAGTAAGAGACAAGATCCCTGAAACAATAGAGAGTGAAGGCAGGAAGCCCATCACAAGGACACTCCTAAAGGATGAATTCCTTGCGGAACTAGATAAAAAATTCAGCGAAGAGCTGGCTGAATTTATAGAAGAGCATGAAATCGTAGAGTTAGGCGATGTCCTTGAGATTATTTATGCTTATTGTGACCTGCTTGGTGTTAGTTTCGAAGATCTAGAGAAGATTCGCAGTGAAAAAGCATCCAAGAACGGAGATTTTTCAAAAAGAATCTATCTTGAAGGCACTGAGGAATAA
- a CDS encoding DeoR family transcriptional regulator has translation MNIPTYTNTNLVINYLIKIEKAIQTINRTPIPYIHKEELLNEMYAEDIIAIAELINEELGYDEAKRVQEGKVLSSARSKLLPYINYRNGMDFVRSYTPQSFMQPSVDLLLHINKIQMNKLVEEWEAGKLRDFSDQPNELYDSWYALRDFYPNLDFANHFNEIINWIYARGNNFHKLIQIAILLYELIDKAPLLSGNQLSSTLLLSTLTKDLKYNPDSMLSIAKALNFIGEDLKSAFKISRSNRDLTVFIEAFLYTMSNEYLSLEQRYLNVYERKVKLHGKLSEKLNNRQKKLLDYMENNEKVTRSEVRKLMGVSFMTAYRDLQQLVEEGYIEIKGVGRGTYYKLLKKDSADHSKPELQVFGSHS, from the coding sequence ATGAATATACCTACTTATACAAACACAAACCTTGTTATCAACTATCTGATCAAGATAGAAAAGGCCATTCAGACAATTAACAGAACCCCTATCCCATATATACACAAAGAAGAGCTACTTAATGAAATGTATGCGGAGGACATTATAGCTATCGCAGAGCTTATTAATGAAGAGCTGGGCTACGACGAGGCTAAACGTGTGCAAGAAGGCAAGGTCTTATCCTCTGCAAGGTCAAAGCTACTTCCATACATCAATTATCGAAACGGTATGGATTTTGTGCGTTCATACACGCCTCAGAGCTTCATGCAGCCATCTGTGGACCTACTGCTGCATATCAACAAGATCCAGATGAATAAATTGGTAGAGGAGTGGGAAGCAGGGAAATTGCGTGATTTTTCTGATCAGCCAAACGAGCTTTACGATAGCTGGTACGCTTTGCGTGACTTCTACCCAAACCTCGACTTTGCCAACCATTTTAATGAAATCATTAATTGGATCTACGCTCGCGGAAATAATTTTCATAAGCTGATTCAGATAGCGATCCTGCTCTATGAGCTAATCGACAAAGCACCTCTGCTCTCGGGCAACCAGCTAAGCTCAACGCTTCTCCTTTCAACATTAACCAAGGATCTAAAGTACAACCCTGACAGCATGCTGTCAATTGCGAAGGCGCTCAACTTTATCGGTGAAGATCTCAAGTCGGCCTTTAAAATTTCGAGGTCAAACCGCGATCTCACAGTGTTTATCGAAGCATTTCTTTACACTATGTCGAATGAGTACCTTAGCCTTGAGCAACGATACCTAAATGTGTATGAAAGAAAGGTAAAATTGCACGGTAAGCTGTCAGAGAAGCTTAATAATAGGCAAAAGAAGCTGCTAGATTATATGGAAAACAATGAAAAGGTGACCCGATCGGAGGTAAGGAAGCTAATGGGCGTTTCATTTATGACGGCTTATAGAGATTTACAGCAGCTTGTTGAAGAGGGATATATCGAGATTAAAGGTGTTGGAAGAGGTACCTACTATAAGCTACTGAAGAAAGACTCGGCAGACCACTCTAAGCCCGAGCTGCAAGTATTTGGCTCCCACAGCTAA
- a CDS encoding HAD-IA family hydrolase, giving the protein MIKAVIFDVLNVIFTPIPGEAFNYQLTDEMKALLWQLDSHDLMIGYLTNTSGKRLDQLVEQKILPQFKIRISSVEACFPKPDPQVYAQLVEELEMVGIKPEETLFIDDKEQNLEPARRIGIKTILFRGDQELNDSLERLVVK; this is encoded by the coding sequence ATGATAAAAGCTGTAATCTTTGATGTCTTAAATGTCATCTTCACGCCAATCCCTGGTGAGGCCTTTAACTATCAGCTTACCGACGAGATGAAGGCTCTGCTATGGCAACTTGATAGTCATGACCTCATGATCGGATATCTCACAAACACATCCGGCAAGCGGCTGGATCAGCTTGTAGAGCAGAAAATTTTGCCTCAATTTAAGATACGGATCTCCTCTGTTGAGGCATGCTTCCCAAAGCCAGATCCACAGGTATATGCCCAGCTTGTCGAGGAGCTTGAAATGGTTGGGATCAAACCGGAAGAGACGCTTTTCATTGATGACAAAGAGCAGAATCTTGAGCCAGCAAGACGCATAGGTATAAAGACGATTCTGTTTCGGGGTGATCAGGAGTTAAATGACTCACTAGAAAGGCTTGTAGTAAAGTAG
- a CDS encoding uracil-DNA glycosylase family protein, whose amino-acid sequence MSMQLTELFSEFETLHAKHGSPKLNPIFGAGKIDNPKVCLVFMNPTSRNIASSKEWSGILAPWLGTKHVWKMLHTLGLFTNDKMLDEISNRKPKEWDEAFAEELYSEIASASIYVTNIAKCTQDDARPLPDSIFKEYLPSFNREISLINPEITFTFGNQVSSVILGRSISVSSYLSSEFEPLEIDGNSLKIYPTYYPVGQGMRNMGKATERIKTVLHS is encoded by the coding sequence ATGAGCATGCAGCTAACTGAGCTATTTTCAGAATTCGAGACACTACACGCCAAACATGGCAGCCCAAAATTAAACCCTATCTTCGGCGCAGGCAAGATCGATAACCCAAAAGTGTGCCTAGTCTTTATGAATCCCACCAGCAGGAATATTGCCTCATCAAAAGAATGGTCAGGTATACTGGCGCCATGGCTAGGAACAAAGCATGTATGGAAAATGCTTCATACTCTTGGGCTATTCACAAATGACAAGATGCTTGACGAGATCAGCAACAGGAAGCCGAAGGAATGGGATGAGGCTTTTGCAGAGGAGCTATACTCCGAGATCGCGAGTGCTTCAATATATGTCACAAATATTGCTAAATGCACACAAGATGACGCCCGCCCCCTTCCTGATTCAATTTTTAAGGAGTACCTACCCTCCTTCAACCGTGAAATTTCATTAATTAATCCTGAAATCACTTTCACATTTGGCAATCAGGTCAGCTCGGTCATCTTAGGAAGGAGTATCTCAGTCTCGAGCTATCTTAGCTCCGAATTTGAGCCATTGGAGATCGATGGAAACTCCTTAAAGATCTACCCTACCTATTATCCTGTCGGGCAAGGGATGAGAAATATGGGGAAGGCGACCGAAAGAATTAAAACTGTCTTGCACTCATGA
- a CDS encoding thiamine pyrophosphate-binding protein, with protein MKGADLFVKCLENEGVKYIFGIPGEENLDLLDSLKDSEIKFITTRHEQAAAFMAATYGRLTGKAGVVLSTLGPGATNLMTGIAHAQLGAMPLVAITAEKSAKDRQEGKFQKVEVIKMMQSIVKESSRVDNGASIAGTVRAAFYQAENGRPGVVHIELPEDVAAGTSEVDTPLPAELSNNYPNSADISNAAAVISAANKPLVVVGSGANHKNISASLTDFIKTLGVPFISTQMGKGAVDERLDNCLGCPIFTEGQKIHEIVNEADLIVSIGYGVYEKPPFIFSKANSKLLSINSYPTEDAGFTFEHEVVGDIPASLKAVIEKVEQKNYWKGNSLTEFKVEEVKGGQHELFTESNLLFGGELADQPEYELDPYEAESVEETPNHQPISIEHLVHSLRTVISKNGIVCLDNGLYKLAFAEKYKAYKANSLILDNALATMGAGLPTATVAKMLNPSSQVVAVVGDGGFMMNSQEIETMMRLGVAVKILLLEDKSFGMIEWKQEHLGLKENGLKFENPDWELFAKSYGIAYTRLGDPDTLQGDLRKGLMSRKAAFMHMVVDYTEAKSHLASATW; from the coding sequence ATGAAAGGCGCAGACCTATTTGTAAAATGCCTGGAGAATGAAGGAGTCAAGTATATTTTCGGCATCCCTGGGGAAGAAAATCTTGACCTTCTCGATTCATTAAAAGATTCTGAAATAAAATTCATAACTACTCGACACGAGCAGGCCGCTGCATTTATGGCTGCAACCTATGGGCGCTTGACCGGCAAGGCCGGCGTTGTGCTCTCAACTCTTGGCCCTGGCGCTACCAATTTGATGACCGGGATTGCTCATGCACAGCTTGGAGCTATGCCGCTTGTCGCAATCACAGCCGAGAAGTCGGCCAAAGATCGTCAAGAAGGGAAATTTCAGAAGGTTGAGGTGATCAAGATGATGCAAAGCATTGTGAAGGAGAGTAGTCGTGTTGATAACGGTGCGAGTATCGCGGGAACAGTAAGAGCTGCATTTTATCAAGCGGAAAATGGGCGACCTGGCGTCGTGCATATTGAGCTACCAGAAGATGTAGCTGCAGGCACATCGGAAGTGGACACTCCACTGCCTGCCGAGCTCTCAAATAATTATCCAAACAGTGCGGACATCTCTAATGCGGCGGCAGTGATTAGCGCTGCAAACAAGCCTCTGGTGGTAGTCGGCTCGGGAGCAAATCACAAAAATATCTCTGCCTCACTTACAGATTTCATTAAAACTTTAGGGGTTCCATTTATTTCAACCCAGATGGGTAAAGGTGCGGTAGATGAGCGGTTGGATAACTGTCTTGGCTGCCCGATATTTACAGAGGGGCAAAAAATTCATGAAATAGTTAATGAAGCAGATCTGATAGTTAGCATTGGATATGGCGTATATGAAAAACCGCCCTTTATTTTCAGTAAAGCAAATTCAAAGCTGCTAAGTATAAATAGCTATCCGACAGAAGATGCCGGTTTCACTTTCGAGCATGAAGTAGTTGGCGATATTCCAGCGAGCCTCAAGGCAGTTATAGAGAAGGTCGAGCAAAAGAACTATTGGAAAGGGAATTCGCTTACTGAATTTAAAGTAGAGGAGGTTAAAGGTGGGCAGCACGAGCTTTTCACAGAAAGCAATCTGCTGTTTGGTGGAGAGCTCGCCGACCAGCCCGAGTATGAGCTCGATCCGTATGAAGCCGAGTCGGTCGAGGAGACCCCAAATCACCAACCGATCAGCATTGAGCACCTAGTCCACTCGCTACGTACAGTGATTTCAAAGAACGGCATTGTCTGTCTCGACAACGGCCTATATAAGCTGGCATTTGCAGAGAAATATAAGGCTTATAAGGCAAACTCATTAATTCTCGACAACGCTCTCGCGACTATGGGTGCAGGGCTCCCTACTGCAACAGTCGCCAAGATGCTCAACCCTAGCTCGCAAGTTGTAGCTGTAGTAGGGGATGGAGGCTTCATGATGAATTCTCAAGAAATTGAGACTATGATGCGACTCGGAGTTGCGGTTAAGATCCTACTTCTTGAGGATAAAAGCTTTGGGATGATCGAGTGGAAGCAGGAGCATCTGGGATTGAAAGAGAATGGGCTGAAGTTCGAAAATCCTGACTGGGAGCTTTTCGCGAAGAGTTATGGCATCGCTTATACCAGATTAGGCGACCCGGATACGTTGCAGGGAGACCTCAGGAAAGGATTAATGTCCAGAAAGGCAGCCTTTATGCATATGGTTGTTGACTACACCGAAGCGAAATCGCACTTAGCAAGTGCGACTTGGTGA
- a CDS encoding NAD-dependent succinate-semialdehyde dehydrogenase, translated as MAIQSLNPYSGELLREFTPLTELELTQKIAFARKKHFIWKEFDYPQRAQFLRLLAGFLERRKGDLAKLMAVEMGKLYTEGVAEIEKCVFVCNYYADNGATFLADEQLEDGYVMYEPLGVVLGVMPWNFPFWQVMRFAAPALMAGNTILLKHASNVPQCAIALEDAFNEVKFPPAVFQSLLIGSDMVERVVRDPAVRAVSLTGSEVAGSTVARAAGESLKKCVLELGGSDPAIVMEDADLDLAVEQLVMSRARNAGQSCIAAKRFIVHESVHDQFVMKFKSAMEKLRYGDPLSSETSLAPLASASALERLEEQVVDSIHAGAKVVTGGKRYPGNGFGYQPTILIGVNENMPVFNEEAFGPVAAVIKYGRLEDALALANKTKYGLGASIWSRNEVEAKRLVRRLDVGVIAINKMVQSDPAFPFGGVKGSGYGRELGRHGILEFVNVKSVSVG; from the coding sequence ATGGCTATTCAGTCGCTAAATCCATACAGTGGCGAGCTTCTTCGTGAATTTACACCGTTAACAGAGCTAGAGCTGACTCAGAAAATAGCATTTGCACGTAAAAAGCACTTTATCTGGAAAGAGTTTGATTACCCTCAACGAGCTCAGTTCTTGCGGCTTCTAGCTGGATTCCTTGAGCGTCGCAAAGGTGACCTTGCCAAGTTGATGGCTGTTGAGATGGGCAAGCTTTATACCGAAGGGGTCGCTGAAATCGAGAAGTGTGTGTTTGTTTGCAACTATTACGCCGACAATGGCGCTACATTTCTGGCTGACGAGCAGCTAGAAGATGGCTATGTTATGTATGAACCGCTTGGGGTTGTCTTGGGTGTAATGCCTTGGAATTTTCCTTTTTGGCAGGTTATGCGCTTCGCCGCCCCTGCCCTGATGGCTGGAAATACGATCCTGCTAAAGCATGCCTCCAATGTGCCGCAGTGCGCTATCGCATTAGAGGATGCATTTAATGAAGTTAAATTTCCACCTGCTGTTTTTCAAAGCCTGCTTATAGGATCGGACATGGTTGAGCGAGTTGTGCGAGATCCTGCGGTTCGCGCTGTTTCATTAACTGGAAGTGAGGTAGCCGGTAGTACAGTGGCTCGTGCTGCCGGGGAATCATTAAAAAAATGTGTGCTGGAATTAGGCGGAAGTGATCCGGCAATTGTAATGGAGGATGCAGACTTGGATCTTGCAGTTGAGCAGCTGGTAATGTCACGGGCGAGGAATGCCGGCCAGAGCTGTATCGCAGCTAAGCGTTTTATTGTTCATGAATCAGTACACGATCAATTTGTAATGAAATTTAAAAGTGCCATGGAGAAATTAAGATATGGTGATCCTCTATCTTCAGAAACAAGCCTAGCACCACTTGCTTCTGCCTCTGCACTCGAGCGGCTTGAAGAGCAGGTAGTCGATAGCATTCACGCCGGCGCGAAAGTAGTAACTGGTGGGAAAAGGTATCCAGGTAACGGATTTGGATACCAGCCGACAATACTAATTGGAGTTAATGAAAATATGCCTGTATTTAATGAAGAGGCTTTTGGGCCTGTAGCTGCTGTAATCAAGTATGGGCGTCTCGAGGATGCTCTCGCATTAGCTAATAAGACAAAGTATGGGCTTGGCGCATCAATTTGGAGCAGAAACGAGGTTGAAGCAAAGCGGCTAGTTCGGAGGCTCGATGTAGGTGTTATCGCTATCAATAAGATGGTACAGTCAGACCCAGCTTTTCCGTTTGGAGGAGTGAAGGGCTCTGGCTACGGTCGAGAATTGGGCAGGCACGGGATCCTCGAATTCGTGAATGTGAAGAGCGTTTCGGTTGGCTAG